In a single window of the Catalinimonas alkaloidigena genome:
- a CDS encoding DUF5060 domain-containing protein, which produces MRTFPLLLLCLIVSFTVVAQPQVEQWGMFEVTLQGSDAGNPFIEVPLTAEFVHDDTTYTPDGFYDGDGTYKVRFMPDREGNWTYTTHSKRADLDGKTGSFTCTAPSPNNHGPVQVRNQFHFGYADATPFYPFGTTIYEWAFTSPERQQQTIQTLQGSPFNKARFLAVPPYKGYYLEGPLKITEFPFEGTSKADWDFSRFNPAYFQALEERVAELRDIGVQADLILFRPYDGGKWGFDQMDMATNQRFLRYVIARLGAYRNIWWSLANENSFIRHLTDEDWDVLFQTVQQHDPYQHLRSIHNAGRLYDYTKPWVTHVSLQYYNAVKVFGVSPLLRDIYQKPIVHDEINYEGNIERRWGQLSGEEMTYRFWVAYIGGAYATHGEAIEGGWLSLGGELTGESPSRIAFLKEIVEAGPPEGLEPLDHYYLTNVAGKYAQYYLFYFGKEQQKTWDFILTDEDLAPGMKFKVDVIDTWNRTITPVDRVFEVEELDNYRFVDKHRAKVKLPNRPYMALRIQRIDEATQPSGKDTQRDEADEL; this is translated from the coding sequence ATGCGTACTTTCCCTCTACTTCTCCTTTGTCTGATCGTATCATTCACCGTCGTGGCGCAGCCGCAGGTAGAACAGTGGGGGATGTTCGAGGTGACGTTGCAGGGATCGGATGCGGGCAATCCGTTCATCGAGGTGCCGCTGACGGCGGAGTTTGTCCACGACGATACCACTTACACCCCCGACGGCTTTTACGACGGGGACGGAACGTACAAGGTGCGGTTTATGCCGGACCGGGAAGGGAACTGGACCTACACGACCCACAGCAAACGCGCGGACCTGGACGGCAAAACGGGTTCGTTTACCTGCACCGCCCCCTCGCCCAACAACCATGGGCCTGTGCAGGTGCGGAATCAATTCCATTTTGGCTATGCGGACGCAACGCCGTTCTACCCGTTCGGCACGACGATCTACGAGTGGGCCTTTACCTCGCCGGAGCGGCAGCAACAGACCATCCAGACGCTGCAAGGTTCGCCGTTCAACAAAGCGCGCTTTCTGGCCGTGCCGCCTTACAAAGGCTATTACCTTGAAGGTCCGCTCAAAATCACAGAGTTTCCGTTTGAGGGCACCTCCAAGGCCGACTGGGATTTCTCCCGTTTCAATCCCGCCTACTTTCAGGCGTTGGAGGAGCGGGTTGCCGAGCTACGCGACATCGGGGTGCAGGCCGACCTGATCCTCTTCCGTCCGTACGACGGGGGCAAGTGGGGCTTCGACCAGATGGACATGGCGACGAACCAGCGTTTCCTCCGCTACGTCATCGCCCGGCTGGGCGCGTACCGCAACATCTGGTGGAGCCTCGCCAACGAGAACAGCTTCATTCGGCACCTGACCGATGAAGATTGGGACGTGCTGTTCCAGACGGTGCAGCAGCACGATCCGTACCAGCACCTGCGCTCCATCCACAACGCCGGTCGCCTCTACGACTACACGAAGCCGTGGGTCACGCACGTCAGCCTGCAGTACTACAACGCCGTGAAGGTGTTCGGCGTCTCGCCCCTCTTGCGCGACATTTACCAGAAGCCCATCGTGCACGACGAGATCAACTACGAAGGGAACATCGAGCGGCGGTGGGGGCAGTTGTCGGGCGAAGAGATGACCTACCGTTTCTGGGTCGCCTACATCGGGGGCGCGTACGCCACGCACGGGGAGGCCATCGAAGGTGGGTGGCTCTCGCTCGGCGGCGAACTGACGGGCGAAAGTCCGAGTCGGATCGCTTTCCTGAAAGAGATTGTGGAGGCCGGCCCCCCGGAAGGATTGGAGCCACTGGACCATTACTACCTGACGAATGTGGCCGGGAAATACGCGCAGTACTACCTGTTCTACTTCGGGAAAGAGCAGCAGAAGACGTGGGACTTTATCCTGACCGACGAGGACCTGGCTCCCGGAATGAAGTTCAAAGTCGATGTGATCGACACGTGGAACAGGACCATCACCCCCGTAGATCGCGTGTTTGAAGTGGAAGAATTGGACAATTACCGCTTCGTCGATAAGCACCGCGCGAAGGTGAAACTCCCGAACCGTCCCTACATGGCCCTGCGCATCCAGCGGATCGACGAGGCCACCCAACCCTCCGGAAAAGATACGCAACGGGACGAAGCCGACGAGTTATAA
- a CDS encoding glycoside hydrolase family 28 protein: MSTHISSRTPLLIACLLTLLSVVAGANPPKTALYYNVLDYGAKRDGSQLATASIKKAIDAAVATGGGTVYFPAGEYLTGPIHLKSNITIFIDAGALIKFSDNFDDYLPMVPSRWEGTNVTNFSPLFYAYKAENIAIVGRGTIDGQGKKWWDYFFEARKNKETRSKWQQEFDRVNPDVIKPDVHGTYDVGFLRPPFIQPMYCKNVRIEGITIQNSPFWTVNPEFCENVTVTGVTINNPPSPNTDGINPESCRYVHISDCHISVGDDCITIKSGKDEDGRKVGVPAENYTITNCTMLSGHGGVVIGSEMSGDVKKITIANCVFDGTDRGIRIKTARGRGGVVEEIRVSNIIMKDIREEAVMMNMQYTKTDPEPVSERTPRFRNIHISGITGNAQNAFVLRGLDEMPIDEVTFSDINLRTRDGVNILNATNVSLHDVRITTEAGPSLEAQNVQHLEIDGFKTLEPHAGVPLMQLKDAQDVYVHGCFPVEGTDTFLQLDGSKTEGVVVEGNNLRHVKTAVRKGDQVVEQAETSNASSYSIP; encoded by the coding sequence ATGTCTACTCATATTTCATCCCGAACTCCTCTCCTCATCGCCTGCCTCCTGACGTTGCTGTCGGTCGTGGCAGGGGCGAACCCGCCAAAGACGGCGCTCTACTACAACGTGCTGGACTACGGTGCGAAACGCGACGGCAGCCAGTTGGCGACGGCCTCCATCAAAAAAGCCATCGACGCCGCCGTAGCGACGGGAGGTGGTACCGTCTACTTTCCCGCGGGCGAGTACCTGACCGGCCCGATCCACCTGAAAAGCAACATCACGATCTTCATCGATGCGGGGGCGCTGATCAAGTTCAGCGACAACTTCGACGACTACCTGCCGATGGTGCCTTCGCGCTGGGAGGGCACAAACGTGACCAACTTCTCGCCGCTTTTCTACGCTTACAAGGCTGAGAACATCGCCATCGTCGGGCGGGGTACCATTGACGGACAAGGGAAGAAATGGTGGGATTATTTCTTCGAGGCCCGGAAAAACAAGGAGACCCGTTCCAAATGGCAACAGGAGTTCGACCGAGTCAACCCGGACGTGATCAAGCCCGACGTGCACGGCACCTACGACGTGGGCTTTCTGCGGCCGCCGTTCATCCAGCCGATGTACTGCAAAAACGTGCGGATCGAAGGCATCACCATTCAGAACTCGCCCTTCTGGACCGTCAACCCTGAATTCTGCGAAAACGTGACGGTGACCGGGGTGACCATCAACAATCCGCCCTCGCCGAACACCGACGGCATTAACCCCGAATCGTGCCGCTACGTGCACATCTCCGACTGCCACATCAGCGTGGGCGACGACTGCATCACGATCAAATCGGGGAAAGACGAAGACGGTCGGAAGGTCGGTGTCCCGGCCGAAAACTATACGATCACGAACTGCACGATGCTGTCCGGCCACGGCGGCGTGGTGATCGGCAGTGAGATGTCGGGCGACGTCAAGAAAATCACCATTGCCAACTGCGTCTTCGACGGGACCGACCGGGGCATCCGGATCAAGACGGCGCGCGGTCGGGGTGGCGTGGTCGAGGAGATCCGCGTGAGCAACATCATCATGAAAGACATCCGCGAGGAAGCAGTGATGATGAACATGCAGTACACGAAGACCGACCCCGAACCCGTGTCGGAGCGTACGCCCCGGTTCCGCAACATTCACATCAGCGGCATCACGGGCAATGCGCAAAATGCCTTCGTACTGCGCGGACTGGACGAAATGCCCATCGACGAAGTCACGTTCTCCGACATCAACTTACGCACCCGCGACGGCGTGAACATCCTGAACGCTACCAACGTGTCCCTGCACGACGTGCGGATCACTACCGAAGCCGGTCCTTCGCTCGAAGCGCAAAACGTACAGCACCTGGAAATCGACGGCTTCAAAACGCTGGAGCCGCATGCGGGCGTGCCCCTGATGCAACTCAAGGATGCGCAGGATGTCTACGTGCACGGCTGTTTTCCGGTTGAGGGCACCGACACGTTCCTGCAACTCGACGGCTCCAAAACGGAAGGCGTTGTGGTGGAGGGCAACAACCTCCGCCACGTCAAGACGGCGGTTCGCAAAGGCGATCAGGTCGTCGAACAAGCCGAAACCAGCAACGCCAGCAGCTACTCCATTCCTTGA
- a CDS encoding MGH1-like glycoside hydrolase domain-containing protein, with the protein MHIPFRSFLTSLATLAFLLGCAGTKEIPADQPLVSTETLSHYVSYFNAMEAEDVRNLVPNAAAEGWLEKNVPRFECPDSTLEQAYYFRWWTYRKHLKETPDGYVFTEFIQPVGHGGKHQTISCALGHQTYEGRWLHDQAYLDQFLHFWFFIDPNEPKPRFHKFSNWAADAVYERFLVDQDTAFVVSLLDSLDADYHKWVAEKGMDDGLFYQFDVRDGMEESISGSRRDKNERPTINSYMYGNAKAMTKMAHLVGREAMAEDYERRADTLKQLVQERLWDPKAHFFKARLEQGDTLADVREEIGFIPWYFGLPDDTPEYARAWEQMLDTNGFAAPWGLTTAERRHPAFRTHGTGSCEWDGAIWPFATTQTLKGLSTLLHSYKNHSMTKDDFFEALHTYAQAQQKNGRPYIGEYQDERTGYWLKGDNPRSRYYNHSGFCDLIINDLVGLRPRPDNTLEVSPLVPEGQWDWFCLDNVLYHDRIVTVLWDKTGEHYGMGKGFRLFADGQEIFHADHLTDAQAPLPEKKTGHSIAMQHR; encoded by the coding sequence ATGCACATTCCGTTTCGCTCCTTCCTGACCTCTCTCGCTACGCTGGCTTTCCTTCTGGGCTGTGCCGGGACGAAGGAAATTCCGGCCGATCAGCCGTTGGTTTCTACCGAAACGCTTTCGCACTACGTCAGCTACTTCAATGCAATGGAGGCGGAAGATGTCCGGAATCTGGTGCCGAACGCGGCGGCGGAGGGCTGGCTGGAAAAGAACGTCCCTCGGTTCGAATGTCCCGATTCTACGCTCGAACAGGCGTATTATTTCCGGTGGTGGACCTACCGCAAGCACTTGAAAGAGACACCCGACGGATATGTCTTCACTGAATTTATTCAGCCGGTCGGGCACGGTGGCAAGCACCAGACCATCAGTTGTGCGCTGGGACACCAGACTTACGAAGGGCGCTGGTTGCACGATCAAGCGTACCTGGATCAGTTCCTGCATTTCTGGTTCTTTATCGATCCGAACGAGCCGAAGCCGCGTTTCCACAAGTTCAGTAACTGGGCCGCCGATGCGGTCTACGAGCGCTTCCTGGTCGATCAGGATACCGCCTTCGTGGTGTCGCTCCTCGACAGCCTGGACGCTGATTACCACAAGTGGGTCGCCGAAAAAGGAATGGACGATGGCCTCTTCTACCAGTTCGACGTGCGCGACGGCATGGAGGAATCGATCAGTGGGTCGCGTCGCGACAAAAACGAACGTCCCACCATCAACAGCTACATGTACGGCAACGCCAAGGCGATGACCAAGATGGCGCATCTGGTCGGACGGGAGGCGATGGCCGAAGATTACGAGCGGCGGGCCGATACGCTCAAGCAACTCGTGCAGGAACGGCTCTGGGACCCGAAAGCCCACTTCTTCAAGGCGCGGCTGGAGCAAGGCGACACCCTCGCGGATGTGCGGGAAGAGATCGGCTTCATTCCGTGGTACTTCGGACTGCCCGACGACACACCGGAGTACGCCCGCGCGTGGGAGCAGATGCTCGACACCAACGGCTTTGCTGCGCCCTGGGGCCTCACCACCGCCGAGCGTCGTCACCCTGCCTTTCGGACGCACGGTACCGGCAGTTGCGAGTGGGACGGTGCTATCTGGCCCTTCGCCACGACCCAAACTCTCAAAGGCCTATCGACGCTCCTGCATTCGTATAAAAACCATTCGATGACGAAGGACGATTTCTTCGAGGCGCTGCACACTTACGCACAGGCACAACAGAAAAATGGCCGACCCTACATCGGGGAATACCAGGACGAACGCACCGGTTACTGGCTGAAGGGCGATAATCCGCGCAGCCGCTACTACAACCACTCCGGTTTCTGCGACCTAATCATTAACGATCTGGTGGGTCTGCGGCCTCGCCCCGACAATACCTTGGAAGTATCACCGCTCGTGCCCGAAGGGCAGTGGGACTGGTTCTGCCTCGACAACGTGCTCTACCACGACCGGATCGTGACGGTACTGTGGGACAAAACCGGTGAGCATTACGGGATGGGCAAAGGCTTCCGCCTTTTCGCCGACGGCCAGGAAATTTTCCACGCCGACCACCTCACCGATGCCCAGGCCCCCCTACCGGAGAAGAAAACTGGTCATTCCATCGCAATGCAACATCGCTAA